CCGGACAATTCCGCCAGGTCCCGCCGCGTCAGGGGGAAGGCGATGGCGGTGGCGCCTGATCCGTTCCTGGCCGATTGGGCGGCCAGGCGCAGCAGGGCGCGGGCCAGGCGCTGTTCCACCCGGCCGGTGGTGGCCTCGCGCAGGCGTTCCTGCACCTCCATCAGCCGCCGGCCGATGACGCCCACCAGGTTCAGGGCGATGGTGGGGTGCCGGGTGATCAGGTCGCGCAAGGCGGCCTCGGTCCAGCTGATCTCCACGCTGTCGGCCACCGTCTCGGCATCGGCGGGATACAGGCGGTCGGTGAACAGGGGCACGGTGCCGAACATCTCCCCGGCACCGATGAAGCGCAGGGCCACCTGGCCGCCGGCGGCCCCCGACTGGCTGATGCGCACCCCGCCGCTCAGCAGGGCGTGGCAATGCTGGGCCGGGTCGCCCTGGTGGAACAGCCGGGTGTGGCGGGGCACGGTGCGGATGCGGGCGGCGGCCATCACCTGGGCCAGGGCCGGCGGCGCCAGGCCCTGGAACAGCTCCATTCCCGCCAGTGCTGCGGGGGGCCAGGCATTGGTTTGGGAAGGCATGGTGGACATGGCCGGCATTGTACCCCATGGGACGCAATGCCGGCCTGCCATGTTCGCGCGCACAGCCAAGATGTTTTTCGGTCCTATCCTGTCGGCGCAATCAGTTGAGGGAACGGGTATGCACATCGGCATCATGGGCGCCGGCGCGGTCGGCTGTTTCTACGGGGCCTTGCTGGCGCGGGCGGGGCACGACGTCACCCTGGTCGGGCGGCCGGCCTTGGTGGCGGGCGTGGCGGCGCAAGGTGGCCTGCGGCTGGAGATGGCGGGTTTCGACGGCATCGTGCCCATCAATGCTGCGGCCGATCCCTCGGCGCTGGCCGAGGCCGACCTGGTGCTGTTCTGCGTGAAGTCAGCCGACACCGTGCCCACCGGCCGGGCGATGGCCCCATACCTTAAGCCGGGCGTGCCCGTGCTGACCCTGCAGAACGGCGTGGACAATGCGGAACGCTTGAGCACCGCGCTGGGCCGGCCGGCAGTGCCGGTGGTGGTCTATGTCGCCACCGGCATGGGCGGCCCGGCCCATGTGCAGCACCACGGGCGCGGCGACCTGATCATCGGCCCGTCGGCGGACAGTGATGCCATCGCCGCCGCGCTCAGCGCTGCCGGCATCCCGACCACCGTGTCGCACGGCGTGGTCGCGGCGCTGTGGGACAAGCTGATCATCAACTGCGCCCACAACCCGCTGTCGGCGGTGGGGCAGGTGACCTATGGCCAGATGGTGGCGGTCGAGGGCGTCACCGATGTCATGACCGACGTGGTCCATGAATGCGTGGCCGTGGCCCATGCCCTGGGCATCGCGGTGCAGGACGACATCCTGGACCGCGTGCTGGCCCTGTCGCGCAGCATGCCCAACCAGTACGCCTCCACCGCCCAGGATCTGGCGCGGGGCAAGCGGACGGAGATCGACTATCTCAACGGCCATATCGTGCGGAAGGGCGGCGACCTGGGCATCGCGACACCGGTGAACCGCACGCTGCTGGCCCTGGTGAAACTGCTGGAATCTAAAGCCTGACATGCAGGCCCCGGCGGTGCAGCGGCACCAGCAGGGCGATGATCAGGGCCAGGATGCCAAGGGCGCAGATGAAGGAAGCCAGGTAGGGCTCCGTCACCACCCGGCCCACCAGGCGATAACCCCAGGCCTGCGGCGTCAGCGGCCCCTCTGTTGTGGGGATCAGCGGCAGGCCGCCCAGGGCGTCCAGCACCTGTGACAGGCTGAAGGCCAGGATGGCGTTGCCGCCCAGCACGCGGCAGGGATACGCGGCCGCTGACCATCCCGGATGCACCGCCGGCCGGTCCAGCAGGGCCGACAGCAGCATCAGGGTGGTCAGGGAAAAGCCGCCGCTGAACAGGGCGAAGCTGGCGGTCCATAGCCGCTTGTTGATGGGCAAAACCGGGTCCAGCGCCAGCCCGGTCCCCATCAGGGCCAGGCCCACCGTCAGCAGCACGGATTTGCGGTCGGTTCGCTTCAGGAAAGCGCCGGCCAGCACGCCCATGGCCACGTTGGCGCTGGCCGGCAGGGTGGAGGGCAGGCCGTCCGGGTCATAGGTCACCAATCCGGCGGCGTTCGTGCCGTAGGGCCACAGATGGGGCACGGTGAAGACCTGACGGTCGATCCAGGCGAACAGGTTCCCGTCCGGGTCCAGCTGGCCGGGGCCGAAGCCCGGCACCGGTATCCACACCAGCGCCGCCCAGGACCCCAGCAACAGCACGGCGATGGCGCCGGCCACGGCCCCCAGGTTCAACGCCGGCGCCCCATCGGCGCCCTGGCGTCTGGTCAGCAGGCACAGGCCCGCCACCAGGGCATAGCACAGGGCGATGCGCTGCAGGATGCCGGGCAGGCGCAGATGCGCCAGGTCGAAGGCCGGCAGGGCGTTCAGGAACAGGCCCAGCAGGATCAGGGACAGCGCCCGCCGCCCGATCTGCCGTGCCGCGGCGGCGGGATCGGCCGCCATGCGGGGGAAGGACAGGGCGATGGCCAGGCCGATGCCGAACAGGAAACCCGGCGCCACCATGTCCGCCAGGGTCCAGCCGTTCCAGGCGGCGTGCTTCAGCTGGGCGTAATATTTGTCCCAGTCGCCCGGGCTGGTCACCAGGATCATGCCGGCCACGGCCAGGCCGCGCAGCACGTCCAGGGAGGCCAGGCGGATCTTGGCGCCGGCGCCCGCCAGGGCGGGTGCGGCGATGGCTGTCACGGTCATGGCGGCGGACACCCCCCTTTGATTATGGGGAAACCCTAGCAGGTTGTGACAACGTTGTCACAAACCTTATTCGGGGGCGCCCGGCAGGCGGCGCGCCCCGGGGCCCAGCGCGCCCAGCTTGTCCGCCGGGTTGTGCAGGCGGCAGACCTCGATGGACAGGCAGCCGCAGCCGATGCACTGGTCCAGCGTGTCACGCAGCGCGGTCAGGGTGAGGATCTGCTGGTCCAGGCGTTCACGCCATAGCGCGGACAGGCGGGCCCAGTCGGCGCGGGTGGGGGTGCGGCCGTCGGGCAGGCCGGCCAAGGCGGCGGCGATATCGGCCAGCGGAATGCCCACTGCCTGTGCGGCCTTGATGAAGGCGACGCGGCGCAGCACGTCGCGGGCATAGCGCCGCTGGTTGCCGCCCGACCGCAGGCTGCTGATCAGGCCCTGGCGTTCGTAGAAGTGCAGGGCGGACACCGCCACCCCCGCCCGCTCCGCCACCTGGCCGACGGACATCAGGGCCTTGATGTTGAAGGGTTTGCCCGTCGACGCATCCGCCATGATCCATCCCACCTTATCCCAACATATATTGAGGTTTTAGCCCGGCGGCTCGGCAATTTGAATGGCCTTTTGGGAAAGGTCATGTGCTGAGCGATGCTTGAGAAGGGTTGGCCGGTACGATATCATCATACCGGCTTCATGACATGGCGAGGGAAGGTCCGCATGGCGGCACCCGAGAAACGGTCATTCACCCTGCCGACCGAACAGACCGCCTACATCGATGACATGGTCGCGACCGGCGCTTACGCCAGTGCCAGCGAAGTGGTGCGCGCCGGCATCCGTGCTTTGCAGGAGCGTGACGCCGCTGTGGAGCGGTGGCTGCGCGAAGAGGTGGTGCCGGTTTATGACGCGATGAAGGCCGACCCATCGCGGGGCGTGCCGGCGGAGGATGTGTACGCCGCCATTCGTGCCCGCCATGCGGACCGGCGCAAGGGAAGCGTGTGATCCCTAGCCTCGTTTACTCCCCCTTGGCTGCGATGCCGTGGATCATGATGTCCACGATGCCCTCGGTCCATGCCTCTTCCAGCGGGATGTTCAGGATCAGCCGGTAGTAGAGCGACCCGAAGGTCAGGTCCAGGATGGTGTTGGGGTCCAGGTTGGGCCGCAGCGCCCCTTCCTCCATGCCCCGTTGCAGCAGCTGGATGGCCTTGGCCCGGCGCGGAATCAGGAAACCTTCCTGGAACAGGCGCAGGGTTTCCGGGTCGCGCTGGCATTCCGCCAGGATGCCGGCGACGATGCGGCCGGTCGCACCCCGCATGGCGCGGGTCACCGACCGCAACAGGCGGGCGAAGGTGTCCAGCGTGGAGGCCCCGCTGATGTCCAGGGGCGCCTCCACCGCGATGCGGTCCAGCACCGCCTCCATGGCGATGGCGCCGCGGCTGGGCCACCAGCGATAGAGGGTGCTGCGCGACACGCCGGCGCGGCTGGCCACCTTGTCCAGGGTCAGGTGGGCCAGGCCGTTTTCCTGCAACAGCTCGTACGTGGCTTTCAGGATGGCGGCGTGGCTGGCATCGCTGCGCGGACGGCCGACGGAGGCCATGGTGCTTCTCCCGATGGGGTAGGGACGGGCGGGTGACATCCCACCCTAACCCCGCCTGTGATTACCGACACATTCCGGTACAGCATGTCTCGTATTCAAACGCGGCGCTGCCGGCTAATTTCGAAACAGTACATCTTGTATCGAAATTTGAACACGGGCGTCTTCGGCCCCACCCGATCCGATCTTTGAGGAGGCTTCCCATGGCCAACATCACCGACACCGCCGCCGGCATCCCGTCGGCCTCAAATCCCGCCGCCACCTCGAAGGTCGGTGGCATCGTGAAGCGCGTGCTGCTGGCCGGCGCCGGCCTGGCCGCCCTGGCTTATGCCGCCCATGCCGGCGTTGATTACTGGACCACCGGCCGCTTCCTGGTGGAAACGGACGACGCCTATGTCGATGCCGACGCCTCCACCATCGCGCCGCACGTGTCCGGCTACATCGCCCGGGTGCTG
The sequence above is drawn from the Azospirillaceae bacterium genome and encodes:
- a CDS encoding Crp/Fnr family transcriptional regulator, which encodes MSTMPSQTNAWPPAALAGMELFQGLAPPALAQVMAAARIRTVPRHTRLFHQGDPAQHCHALLSGGVRISQSGAAGGQVALRFIGAGEMFGTVPLFTDRLYPADAETVADSVEISWTEAALRDLITRHPTIALNLVGVIGRRLMEVQERLREATTGRVEQRLARALLRLAAQSARNGSGATAIAFPLTRRDLAELSGTTLHTASRTLAAWAKQGWISGERQHLTLCDTDALRRVAEDDLS
- a CDS encoding 2-dehydropantoate 2-reductase; the encoded protein is MHIGIMGAGAVGCFYGALLARAGHDVTLVGRPALVAGVAAQGGLRLEMAGFDGIVPINAAADPSALAEADLVLFCVKSADTVPTGRAMAPYLKPGVPVLTLQNGVDNAERLSTALGRPAVPVVVYVATGMGGPAHVQHHGRGDLIIGPSADSDAIAAALSAAGIPTTVSHGVVAALWDKLIINCAHNPLSAVGQVTYGQMVAVEGVTDVMTDVVHECVAVAHALGIAVQDDILDRVLALSRSMPNQYASTAQDLARGKRTEIDYLNGHIVRKGGDLGIATPVNRTLLALVKLLESKA
- a CDS encoding heparan-alpha-glucosaminide N-acetyltransferase domain-containing protein, whose translation is MTVTAIAAPALAGAGAKIRLASLDVLRGLAVAGMILVTSPGDWDKYYAQLKHAAWNGWTLADMVAPGFLFGIGLAIALSFPRMAADPAAAARQIGRRALSLILLGLFLNALPAFDLAHLRLPGILQRIALCYALVAGLCLLTRRQGADGAPALNLGAVAGAIAVLLLGSWAALVWIPVPGFGPGQLDPDGNLFAWIDRQVFTVPHLWPYGTNAAGLVTYDPDGLPSTLPASANVAMGVLAGAFLKRTDRKSVLLTVGLALMGTGLALDPVLPINKRLWTASFALFSGGFSLTTLMLLSALLDRPAVHPGWSAAAYPCRVLGGNAILAFSLSQVLDALGGLPLIPTTEGPLTPQAWGYRLVGRVVTEPYLASFICALGILALIIALLVPLHRRGLHVRL
- the soxR gene encoding redox-sensitive transcriptional activator SoxR, with translation MADASTGKPFNIKALMSVGQVAERAGVAVSALHFYERQGLISSLRSGGNQRRYARDVLRRVAFIKAAQAVGIPLADIAAALAGLPDGRTPTRADWARLSALWRERLDQQILTLTALRDTLDQCIGCGCLSIEVCRLHNPADKLGALGPGARRLPGAPE
- a CDS encoding type II toxin-antitoxin system ParD family antitoxin, translating into MAAPEKRSFTLPTEQTAYIDDMVATGAYASASEVVRAGIRALQERDAAVERWLREEVVPVYDAMKADPSRGVPAEDVYAAIRARHADRRKGSV
- a CDS encoding TetR/AcrR family transcriptional regulator, with the translated sequence MASVGRPRSDASHAAILKATYELLQENGLAHLTLDKVASRAGVSRSTLYRWWPSRGAIAMEAVLDRIAVEAPLDISGASTLDTFARLLRSVTRAMRGATGRIVAGILAECQRDPETLRLFQEGFLIPRRAKAIQLLQRGMEEGALRPNLDPNTILDLTFGSLYYRLILNIPLEEAWTEGIVDIMIHGIAAKGE